CGTTCATCGGAACCGTGTCCTTAAAGCGGTCAAGCACTTCGTTCGTCGTGTCCTGCAGACGCGTGTTCGGCTTGTGCAGCTTGCGGGTCGCCTTTGAGGCGAGTTGGCAAAGCTTGTAACGGTTCTGCACGTGCGTAAGGGCACCAAAAATCAGGTCAGAGCGCATCAGTTTTCTCCTTGGAGAGTTTGCGGCAAGGTGTCGGGTCGACTGATGGGCCGGTATTTCGGCGCTGCGTCGTTCCTGACATCCACCTGCGAGCGTTTGGAAACACGTCCACTGCGCGGGGCTCGCTTCCGGCAGGGTTTTTCTGCTAACTCATTACATTAGACGCACCAGCAATCCTATAAGGTGCATCGCTCTACGATTCTGCTCCATGCAACACAAATCACAGGGTTTAGCTGCGGTTTGCACCGTGGATTCGAAGCTGATCTGTCAGGATCGGGGAGGAATCCGGCGGCTCTAACGGCCACCCAGGAGAGAAACACAGAACTCAAGCCCGCCTCAAGGCCAAAACAGAAGCGTATAGCTGAGTTCTCTTTGCACCATAACGTGTGAAAACCCGAGGGTCAATAGTTTTTTCGTACCATGGGGCGCCACGCCAAATGTGCTTTCAGCTCGAGCAGCCACGGCAAAAGCTGCGCGCGATCCGGATGCTATGATTTGGCCTCAATGGCTCAACGTGAAACCCGCACCTGGCAGTGGCTCCTGCTCATACTGGGCGTGGCGGCCTTCCTGTGGACGGCGCGCTCTGAAGGCTCCTATGGAGATTTCATGCCCGTCTACGGCAGCACGCGCGCGGCAGCCGAGGCCCACAATCCCTATCTGACGCAAAATGCGGAACAGGCGCTGCTGCACAGCGGTGCAAAGCCAGAGTGGATGGCTCCTCCGTTCTGGCAGGAGCACTCTCTGGTATATCCGCCGGCGACGTACTACGCGCTACTGCCGCTCGGCTGGATGAGCTACAGCCATGCCACTGCGCTCTGGTTCACCGCACTGGCCATTGCCCTCGTCGGTGCGAGCATCCTTCTGCTGCTTCTGGCGCCGCCTCCGGCGAAGAGTTCCGTTGCGGTAGGGGTCATGCTGGTGCTGGCCACGAGCGGTGGTCTCCTTCGTCTTGGGCAAATCAGTGCGCTCGCCATCGGCCTCGCGGCTATCGGCGGCATGTTGATGGCCGTCGGACGAGCTCGCGTCTTCGGCTGCTTTTGTCTCGGGCTGGCAGCTATCTACAAGCCGCAAATCGGTGCGCCAATCCTGCTCTACTTCTGCTTTCCCCAAAGGACACGGAAGTTTGCCGCAGTTGCGTTGCTCTCGTTTGTTCTGCTGGAGGTGGCGGCCGGCATGGCGCTTTCGGGAGAGCTCCACACTACCGCCTGGAAAGCGGATCTTCACGACCAGCTGCAAGGCGGCTCCTCGCTCCATATCGTGCGCGGCGGAAAACCTGACACCGGCCTGATCGACGCCCATGCGCTCACGGTTGAGGTATTTCCGACTGACAGAAGTGCCGCGCTCGCAGCCGAACTCATAACGCTCGTCGGCGTCGGTCTGCTGGCGGTCGGGCTCACTCGGGCGGCCCCGCAGGATGGCACGACCCGGGATCTGATCGGGCTTGCTGCCGTCTCCGTCCTGCTACTGTTACCGGTCTATCACCGCAGCTACGACATGCGGATGCTGCTGCTCACGCTGCCGGCGCTTGGAGTGCTTTGGAGAATAGCGCCACGGTGGGCGGCGGCGATTTCCCTAGGCAGCGTCTTCCTGCTGTTCTCGACCGCGAAGATCATCCTCGACCATACGCACTTCAGCTTCGCCACGCAGCAGAGCGTACCGTTCAAGCTTCTGGTGGTGCATCAGCAACCGCTCTTCGTGCTGATCGTTGCCCTGCTTTGGGGCGGAGCCGCGCTCGCTCTCTCCAGATCCCACGACATCAAGTCTTCCAGCTAAGACCAGTAGCCACGATCCAGCGTGCGGTACTGGATCGCCTCAGCGATATGCGGCACTGCGATGGATTCCTGCCCTTCCATATCGGCGATCGTGCGCGCCACCTTCAGAATGCGGTCATGCGCTCGGGCGCTCAGACCTCGCTGCAGCATCGCGCGTTCGAGGATCCGCTCGGCCTCGCTGTTCAGTTCGCAATGCTGGCGGATATCACTCGTCGACATCTGCGCATTGGCAAAGACCTTTCGAGCTTTCGGGTTCGCTCCACGCTGCGCCAGACCGAACCGCTCGTGCTGCTTCTCACGCGCACGCAGCACGCGGTCACGGATCTCCGCAGAGCCTTCGCCGACCTGCCCGCTGCGAAGCTCCTTGTACTGCACCGCCGGCACCTCGATGTGGATGTCGATGCGGTCGAGCAGTGGTCCGCTCACCTTGCTCACGTACCGCTGAATCATCGGCGGCGTGCACATGCAGCGCTCTTTGTCCGGATAGTAGCCACAGGGGCAAGGGTTCATCGCCGCGGCGAGCATGAAGCGCGCCGGGAAAGTCATACTCATCGCCGCGCGCGCGATCGTGACATTGCCATCTTCGAGCGGCTGGCGCATCACCTCCAGCACGTTGCGCGGAAACTCCGGCAATTCATCGAGGAACAGCACTCCGTTGTGCGCCAGAGAGACCTCGCCTGGGCGCGGGTTCATCCCGCCACCAATCAAGCCCGCGTCCGAGATCGTATGGTGCGGCGAACGGAAGGGGCGATGCGTTACGAGGCCCTTGTCGCGGTTCAGCACGCCGGCGACGGAGTGGATTTTCGTCGTCTCCAACGCTTCTTCAAAACGCAGCGGCGCAAGGATCGACGGCAGTCGCTTCGCGAGCATTGTCTTGCCCGAGCCCGGCGGCCCGATCATCAGAATGTTGTGCCCACCGGCAGCCGCTACTTCCAACGCACGCTTGGCGACGTGCTGTCCGCGAACGTCCTTGAAGTCCGGCACGCCTTCTTCTGCATGAGCGAGCATCGCGCGCGAGTCCACCTGCAACGGCTGCAGCAAGGATGCCTGTCCGCCCTGCGCGAAACTGTTCAACAGCTCACGCACTTCAAGCAGCGAACGCACCGGCCAGATGTGGATGCCCTCGACCACCGCAGCTTCGCGCGCGTTCGATTCCGGAATCACCAGATGCTTCACGCCCGCAGCACGAGCAGCCATCGCCACCGGCAACATGCCCTGCACAGCGCGCAGTGTGCCATCCAGGCCCAACTCGCCAACGAGCACAACATCCTGCATCTCCATCGCGGCCAGCGCACCGTACGCGCCGAGGATGCCGATCGCAATCGGCAGAT
Above is a genomic segment from Granulicella cerasi containing:
- a CDS encoding DNA-directed RNA polymerase subunit omega, with protein sequence MRSDLIFGALTHVQNRYKLCQLASKATRKLHKPNTRLQDTTNEVLDRFKDTVPMNVEVDQELTVA
- a CDS encoding YifB family Mg chelatase-like AAA ATPase, with amino-acid sequence MLFKTRSAAVYGIDAHLIDVEVDYLGVPLEREVFAVVGLPDAAVRESRDRVKAAIKNSGFEIPSTKITINLAPADLKKEGSGFDLPIAIGILGAYGALAAMEMQDVVLVGELGLDGTLRAVQGMLPVAMAARAAGVKHLVIPESNAREAAVVEGIHIWPVRSLLEVRELLNSFAQGGQASLLQPLQVDSRAMLAHAEEGVPDFKDVRGQHVAKRALEVAAAGGHNILMIGPPGSGKTMLAKRLPSILAPLRFEEALETTKIHSVAGVLNRDKGLVTHRPFRSPHHTISDAGLIGGGMNPRPGEVSLAHNGVLFLDELPEFPRNVLEVMRQPLEDGNVTIARAAMSMTFPARFMLAAAMNPCPCGYYPDKERCMCTPPMIQRYVSKVSGPLLDRIDIHIEVPAVQYKELRSGQVGEGSAEIRDRVLRAREKQHERFGLAQRGANPKARKVFANAQMSTSDIRQHCELNSEAERILERAMLQRGLSARAHDRILKVARTIADMEGQESIAVPHIAEAIQYRTLDRGYWS
- a CDS encoding glycosyltransferase family 87 protein, with the protein product MAQRETRTWQWLLLILGVAAFLWTARSEGSYGDFMPVYGSTRAAAEAHNPYLTQNAEQALLHSGAKPEWMAPPFWQEHSLVYPPATYYALLPLGWMSYSHATALWFTALAIALVGASILLLLLAPPPAKSSVAVGVMLVLATSGGLLRLGQISALAIGLAAIGGMLMAVGRARVFGCFCLGLAAIYKPQIGAPILLYFCFPQRTRKFAAVALLSFVLLEVAAGMALSGELHTTAWKADLHDQLQGGSSLHIVRGGKPDTGLIDAHALTVEVFPTDRSAALAAELITLVGVGLLAVGLTRAAPQDGTTRDLIGLAAVSVLLLLPVYHRSYDMRMLLLTLPALGVLWRIAPRWAAAISLGSVFLLFSTAKIILDHTHFSFATQQSVPFKLLVVHQQPLFVLIVALLWGGAALALSRSHDIKSSS